One genomic segment of Hordeum vulgare subsp. vulgare chromosome 2H, MorexV3_pseudomolecules_assembly, whole genome shotgun sequence includes these proteins:
- the LOC123425835 gene encoding glycerol-3-phosphate acyltransferase 9, with translation MASALDAPNLDDYLPADSLPQEPPRSLTLRDLLDISPVLTEAAGAIVDDSFTRCFKSNSPEPWNWNIYLFPLWCLGVVIRYGLLFPLRFLTLVLGWMAFFTAFFPVHFLMNGKNKLKSKIERKLVEMMCSVFVASWTGVIKYHGPRPSSRPYQVFVANHTSMIDFIILEQMTAFAVIMQKHPGWVGFIQKTILESVGCIWFNRNDLKDREVVGRKLRDHVQHPDNNPLLIFPEGTCVNNQYTVMFKKGAFELGCAVCPIAIKYNKIFVDAFWNSKKQSFTMHLVRLMTSWAVVCDVWFLEPQYLREGETAIEFTERVRDMIAARAGLKKVPWDGYLKHNRPSPKHTEEKQRMFAESVLRRLEEN, from the exons ATGGCGTCGGCGCTGGACGCGCCCAACCTCGACGATTACCTCCCCGCGGACTCGCTCCCGCAGGAACCCCCCAGGAGTCTCACCCT GCGCGATCTTCTGGACATCTCGCCAGTGCTCACCGAGGCAGCGGGTGCCATCGTCGAT GATTCATTCACACGTTGCTTCAAGTCAAATTCTCCGGAGCCATGGAACTGGAACATCTACTTGTTCCCATTATGGTGCTTGGGAGTAGTCATAAGATATGGACTGCTGTTTCCGCTAAG GTTCTTAACACTTGTACTAGGATGGATGGCCTTCTTTACGGCCTTTTTTCCCGTGCATTTCCTAATGAACGGGAAAAATAAGCTAAAAAGTAAAATAGAG AGAAAGCTGGTTGAAATGATGTGCAGTGTTTTTGTTGCTTCTTGGACTGGAGTGATCAAGTACCATGGACCACGCCCAAGCTCACGACCTTACCAG GTATTTGTTGCAAACCATACATCGATGATAGATTTTATTATTCTGGAGCAGATGACAGCATTTGCTGTCATCATGCAAAAGCATCCTGGATGGGTTG GATTTATTCAGAAGACTATTCTGGAAAGTGTGGGTTGCATCTGGTTTAACCGTAATGATCTCAAGGATCGTGAAGTAGTTGGAAGAAA GTTACGTGATCATGTTCAGCATCCAGACAACAatcctctcttgatttttccaGAAGGAACTTGTGTTAATAATCAGTACACTGTTATGTTCAAGAAG GGTGCTTTTGAGCTTGGCTGTGCTGTATGTCCAATAGCTATCAAATATAATAAAATATTTGTTGACGCCTTCTGGAATAGTAAGAA GCAATCTTTTACAATGCATTTGGTTCGTCTTATGACATCGTGGGCTGTTGTTTGTGATGTTTGGTTCTTGGAACCTCAATATCTCAGGGAAGGGGAGACAGCGATAGAATTTACTGAAAG AGTGAGGGACATGATAGCTGCTCGGGCTGGTCTTAAGAAGGTTCCATGGGATGGCTATCTGAAACATAACCGCCCTAGCCCAAAACATACTGAGGAAAA GCAGCGCATGTTTGCTGAatctgtgttgaggagactagaaGAAAACTAA
- the LOC123425836 gene encoding NDR1/HIN1-like protein 13, translating into MWTYKTSHASIRITYTNQHQQQHGRRSIDRSAMPRNYRLPSYHRQSPAIRCLNFLCAVLLTLVLIAGIILFVLWLSLRPHRPKFTLTDFSIPNVNRQSGAANLPVKFAVNEHNPNQKIGIHFEAVYGSVYYDDELIASGPVMDPFYQPPKGDTQVQGELAASGPTPTDPAWQRFASEVGAGSVGLRLVLNSTVRFQVKLWDTKEHHLKADCGFKITGDGSLHQEDRNTPCTLYF; encoded by the coding sequence ATGTGGACCTATAAAACGTCACACGCAAGCATACGCATCACGTACACCAACCAGCATCAGCAACAGCACGGCCGCCGGTCGATCGATCGATCAGCCATGCCGCGGAACTACCGCCTGCCGTCGTACCACCGGCAGAGCCCGGCGATCCGGTGCCTCAACTTCCTCTGCGCGGTGCTGCTCACGCTGGTCCTCATCGCCGGCATCATCCTCTTCGTGCTCTGGCTCAGCCTCCGCCCGCACCGCCCCAAGTTCACGCTCACCGACTTCAGCATCCCCAACGTCAACCGCCAGTCCGGCGCCGCCAACCTGCCCGTCAAGTTCGCCGTCAACGAGCACAACCCCAACCAGAAGATCGGCATCCACTTCGAGGCTGTCTATGGCTCCGTCTACTACGACGACGAGCTCATCGCGTCCGGCCCGGTGATGGACCCCTTCTACCAGCCGCCCAAGGGCGACACGCAGGTGCAGGGTGAGCTCGCCGCCTCCGGTCCGACGCCCACCGACCCCGCATGGCAGCGGTTCGCGAGCGAGGTGGGCGCCGGCAGCGTCGGGCTCCGCCTGGTGCTCAACTCCACGGTGAGGTTCCAGGTGAAGCTGTGGGACACCAAGGAGCACCACTTGAAGGCGGACTGCGGGTTCAAGATCACCGGGGACGGCAGCCTCCACCAGGAGGACAGGAACACGCCGTGCACGCTCTACTTCTAG
- the LOC123425834 gene encoding pre-rRNA-processing protein ESF1-like: MAPTADSVDLKGQKKVKKSNSKDERKHRKDKHERPAADGASLRDDAKRKHKGGQEGKEHGKKPKKEKKAGAEAEAMVAGAAEAKRGDEKMKRAMEDERFAAARTDPRFRPMRRREAKVALDSRFNGMLTNPMFASSEAPVDKRGRRRKKGAKENPMLHYYLKQEEGDEKEKEKEKVKLVQEDEDDEVEEEDEQVEQESSSSDDEEEEEDDDDDECSVGSDIAHYLMARHDDTPMIDKETHRLAVVNMDWDHIKAVDLYMVMTSCIPKGGRVLSVSIYPSEFGLKCMNIETTQGPSILLGIDGDSEGDGGEDGNDSDSDEEDDKEDREQDSEDDNENDNDNDSDEDDGNDSDEDDNDEEDDEHDSDSENNKLRTYELNRLRYYYAVVVCDSSTTANHLYTTLDGTEFLKTANVFDLQFISDNMEFKHAARDVATEAPPNYKEPDYETRALQHSKVKLTWDDDEPERKKKLRRKFNDEQLDDLGVFLASDDSESDDDVADSGDEPRPNGVPKRKLTHKERMALLLEGDKSDEEQADDQDMEVTFNTELEDLSKRILERKSSEKKTVWEMHQEKMKEKRKARKRSSKDDDDDDDSNEDGADEDEDFFEDEKSDEDVKPMKKQKVKAKDKEKGKGKDKLPEEHFEPEATKEELELLVADQDAGNGAKGYNIKRKSKKGKKGKDSVEDKHPHIDLTNDKRFDPMFTSHLFALDPTDPQYKRSADFKRKQTGKKGVRAGTLDSEPPVEESSPGSTLPADDASTRKTKQKHDGASTEKLQMLSAVKSLKRNLTAFKKGSSTSER; this comes from the exons ATGGCGCCGACGGCCGACTCCGTCGACCTCAAGGGTCAAAAGAAGGTCAAGAAATCCAACTCCAAAGACGAGAGAAAGCACCGGAAGGATAAGCATGAGCGTCCCGCCGCGGACGGAGCGTCTCTCCGCGACGACGCCAAGCGCAAGCACAAGGGCGGGCAGGAGGGGAAGGAGCACGGCAAGAAgcccaagaaggagaagaaggctggGGCTGAGGCCGAGGCTATGGTGGCGGGGGCTGCGGAGGCGAAGCGGGGAGACGAGAAGATGAAGCGGGCGATGGAGGACGAGCGGTTCGCGGCGGCGCGGACCGACCCGAGGTTCAGGCCGATGCGGCGGAGGGAGGCGAAGGTCGCCCTGGACTCGAGGTTCAACGGCATGCTGACCAACCCGATGTTCGCTTCGTCGGAGGCGCCCGTGGACAAGCGCGGCAGGCGCCGCAAGAAGGGCGCCAAGGAGAACCCCATGCTGCATTACTATCTCAAACAAGAGGAGGGGGATGAGAAGGAAAAAGAGAAGGAGAAAGTGAAGCTGGTCCAAGAAGATGAGGACgatgaggtggaagaagaggatgagcaagttgaacaagagagttCTAGCagcgatgatgaggaggaggaggaggacgatgacgatgacgag TGCTCTGTTGGCAGTGACATTGCTCATTACTTGATGGCGAGGCATGATGATACACCTATGATTGATAAGGAAACTCATAGGCTTGCTGTTGTTAACATGGACTGGGATCACATTAAG GCGGTGGACTTGTATATGGTGATGACATCTTGCATCCCAAAAGGTGGACGAGTTCTATCAGTCTCTATATATCCGTCAGAATTTGGACTGAAGTGCATGAACATTGAGACAACTCAAGGCCCGTCTATTCTTCTTGGTATTGATGGTGATAGTGAAGGTGATGGTGGGGAAGATGGCAATGACAGTGACAGTGATGAAGAGgatgacaaagaagatcgtgagCAGGACTCTGAAGATGACAATGAAaatgacaatgacaatgacagtGACGAAGACGATGGCAATGACAGTGATGAAGACGacaatgatgaagaagatgatgagcaTGACTCTGATTCCGAGAACAACAAGCTACGTACTTATGAGCTAAACAGACTGAG GTACTACTATGCAGTTGTGGTGTGTGATTCCAGTACAACTGCAAATCACCTATACACGACTCTTGATGGTACTGAGTTCTTGAAAACAGCAAATGTGTTTGATTTGCAGTTTATTTCTGACAATATGGAGTTCAAACATGCTGCCCGCGATGTGGCTACAGAG GCACCTCCGAATTACAAGGAGCCTGATTATGAGACTCGTGCTTTGCAACATAGCAAAGTTAAGCTCACATGGGATGATGATGAGCCAGAGCGTAAGAAGAAATTGAGGCGGAAGTTCAACGATGAACAG TTAGATGACCTTGGTGTATTTTTAGCTAGTGATGACAGTGAGTCAGATGATGATGTAGCTGATTCTGGGGATGAGCCTCGACCAAATGGAGTACCGAAAAGAAAGTTAACACATAAGGAGCGGATGGCTCTTTTACTAGAAGGAGATAAATCGGATGAGGAACAAGCTGATGACCAGGACATGGAGGTAACATTCAACACGGAGCTTGAGGACCTTAGCAAACGTATCCTTGAGAGAAAGAGCAGCGAGAAGAAGACTGTCTGGGAGATGCACCAAGAAAAAATGAAGGAAAAGCGGAAAGCTAGGAAGAGGTCGtcgaaggatgatgatgatgatgacgatagcaacgaagatggtgctgatgaagatgaagatttcTTTGAGGATGAAAAGTCTGATGAAGACGTTAAGCCAATGAAGAAGCAGAAGGTTAAAGCCAAAgataaagaaaaagggaaaggaaAGGACAAGCTTCCAGAGGAACATTTCGAACCAGAAGCAACTAAAGAAGAGTTGGAGCTCCTGGTTGCTGATCAGGATGCAGGCAATGGTGCAAAGGGCTATAACATAAAACGCAAGAGTAAAAAGGGCAAGAAGGGCAAGGATTCTGTCGAGGACAAACATCCTCATATTGACCTTACCAATGACAAGAGGTTTGATCCCATGTTCACGTCTCATCTGTTTGCACTGGATCCTACTGATCCCCAGTACAAGAG GAGTGCCGACTTCAAGCGAAAGCAAACTGGGAAGAAGGGTGTGCGTGCAGGCACATTGGATAGTGAACCACCTGTGGAGGAGTCATCTCCGGGGAGTACATTGCCAGCTGATGATGCATCGACTAGGAAGACCAAGCAGAAACATGACGGGGCGTCTACGGAGAAGCTACAAATGCTATCTGCTGTTAAGTCCCTCAAAAGGAACCTCACAGCGTTCAAGAAAGGAAGCAGCACGAGTGAACGGTAG